A window of the Falco rusticolus isolate bFalRus1 chromosome 1, bFalRus1.pri, whole genome shotgun sequence genome harbors these coding sequences:
- the DRD5 gene encoding D(1B) dopamine receptor has protein sequence MLRGGRSPLPAAASPSGGARGAAGAPGAAQVAAGSLLALLILWTLFGNVLVCAAIVRYRHLRSKVTNIFIVSLAVSDLLVALLVMPWKAVAEVAGYWPFGAFCNVWVAFDIMCSTASILNLCVISVDRYWAISSPFRYERKMTQRLALVMIGVAWTLSVLISFIPVQLNWHRGRDVVAAGDIGDGFGTGWAAAGAVTTWADDMSTTWVALAAMRPSEGTSGSNETLAGHSESCDSSLNRTYAISSSLISFYIPVAIMIVTYTRIYRIAQVQIRRISSLERAAEHAQSCRSNHVDCHHHKSLKSSIRKETKVLKTLSVIMGVFVCCWLPFFILNCMVPFCESPPSDPHAGLPCVSETTFNIFVWFGWANSSLNPIIYAFNADFRKVFSNLLGCGQFCSSTPVETVNISNELISYNQHTLFHKEIVTAYVNMIPNVVDCEENREDPFDRMSQISPDHEIATDSICELDCEGEVSLGKITPFTPNGLH, from the coding sequence ATGCTGCGGGGCGGCCGGAGCCCGCTGCCGGCGGCCGCGAGTCCCtccggcggggcgcggggggcggcgggcgcccCCGGGGCGGCGCAGGTGGCGGCGGGCAGCTTGCTGGCGCTGCTCATCCTCTGGACGCTCTTTGGGAACGTGCTGGTGTGCGCGGCCATCGTCCGCTACCGGCACCTGAGGAGCAAGGTCACCAACATCTTCATCGTCTCCCTGGCCGTTTCGGACCTGCTAGTGGCTCTGCTAGTCATGCCCTGGAAAGCGGTGGCCGAGGTGGCCGGGTACTGGCCCTTTGGGGCCTTCTGCAATGTCTGGGTGGCCTTCGATATCATGTGCTCCACGGCCTCCATCCTGAACCTGTGCGTGATCAGCGTGGACAGGTACTGGGCTATTTCCAGCCCCTTCCGCTATGAGAGGAAGATGACCCAGCGGCTGGCTCTGGTGATGATTGGTGTGGCATGGACTTTGTCTGTGCTCATCTCCTTCATCCCCGTCCAGCTCAACTGGCACAGAGGTCGGGATGTCGTTGCTGCTGGTGATATTGGAGATGGCTTTGGCACTGGCTGGGCAGCGGCAGGTGCTGTCACCACCTGGGCAGACGATATGAGCACCACATGGGTGGCATTAGCAGCAATGAGACCCTCGGAGGGGACCTCTGGCAGCAATGAGACCCTCGCTGGACACTCGGAGAGCTGTGACTCCAGCCTCAACAGGACTTACGctatttcttcctccttgatCAGTTTTTATATTCCGGTGGCTATCATGATAGTTACCTACACTCGAATCTACCGCATTGCCCAGGTGCAGATACGTCGTATCTCTTCACTGGAGAGGGCAGCTGAACATGCGCAAAGCTGCCGGAGCAACCATGTTGACTGCCACCATCACAAGAGCCTCAAGTCCTCCATCAGGAAAGAAACCAAGGTGTTGAAGACTCTCTCTGTCATCATGGGCGTCTTTGTCTGCTGCTGGTTGCCCTTCTTCATCCTGAACTGCATGGTTCCCTTCTGCGAGAGCCCACCCAGTGACCCCCACGCTGGCCTTCCCTGTGTCAGTGAGACCACCTTTAATATCTTCGTCTGGTTTGGTTGGGCCAACTCCTCTCTCAACCCTATCATCTATGCCTTCAATGCTGACTTTAgaaaggtcttctccaacctcCTGGGTTGCGGTCAGTTTTGCTCTAGTACTCCAGTGGAGACTGTTAATATAAGCAATGAGCTTATCTCTTACAACCAGCACACCCTTTTCCATAAGGAGATAGTGACAGCTTATGTTAACATGATCCCAAATGTGGTTGACTGTGAGGAAAATCGCGAGGACCCTTTCGATAGGATGTCCCAGATCTCCCCTGACCACGAGATTGCCACTGACTCGATCTGTGAGCTGGACTGCGAGGGGGAGGTTTCACTAGGCAAAATAACACCTTTCACTCCAAATGGTTTACATTAA